The following proteins come from a genomic window of Scylla paramamosain isolate STU-SP2022 chromosome 46, ASM3559412v1, whole genome shotgun sequence:
- the LOC135094561 gene encoding autophagy-related protein 13-like isoform X2 translates to MSRSLSPEDRRELGRLTKILTQKVVQVVVQSRLGEKAHTRSKSPVQGSDWFNLGIEDIGEIQQETKKGLGGHLPEKGKPLVVEIMLRTPTLDSLVLELWTLTVLDACDTSPARINPTIYNRMTVLLKSLLSVTRITPAYKLAFRQGPDSFIICYRVYLGDPDYECLGENSVQARLGQVTTPESTLLLCVSYRTQITLAPPVRSPVHDPIMLKSDHFKPEISPRHCRRGTDRGTDSSEATQTSDESQDAGRLFTTSPPDHPSTPRSRTSSESSCRGHSQQQPERKISVAFVDAKPPKPDDFFLPDIPFSNLLTSTVEVQAKGEREAAAPQTQEKGAGGVATVEGGEKVAMTGSDGSHKSTASAQLKEEADFVMVELKTPFAGMQDAGNDLGTFYRECQNAPQLRMFADTPEDEISDLAEQLLTFEGYVDDYNELVRSLHSEESPGSSQ, encoded by the exons ATGTCGCGGTCACTGAGCCCCGAGGACCGGCGGGAGCTGGGGCGCCTCACCAAAATCCTGACACAGaaggtggtgcaggtggtggtgcagaGCCGGCTTGGGGAGAAGGCACACACCAGGTCCAAGTCTCCAGTGCAGGGGTCTGACTGG TTTAACCTGGGCATTGAGGACATAGGGGAGATCCAGCAGGAGACCAAGAAGGGACTCGGCGGACACCTTCCAGAAAAGGGGAAGCCGTTAGTGGTGGAGATCATGCTAAGGACGCCCACTCTGGACAGTCTCGTGCTGGAGTTGTGGACGCTGACAGTGCTGGATGCCTGTGACACTTCCCCAGCACGCATCAACCCAACGATATACAACAGGATGACG GTGCTGCTCAAGTCCCTCCTCTCCGTGACGCGCATCACTCCCGCCTACAAGCTGGCATTCCGGCAAGGCCCGGACTCCTTCATCATTTGCTACAGAGTGTATCTCGGAGATCCTGACTATGAGTGTCTtg GGGAGAATTCAGTCCAGGCTCGGCTGGGTCAAGTCACCACACCAGAGTCCacactgctgctgtgtgtgtcgTACCGCACCCAGATCACCCTGGCGCCGCCCGTCCGCAGCCCCGTGCATGACCCCATCATGCTGAAGAGCGACCACTTCAAGCCAGAGATTTCCCCAAGGCACTGCAGAAGGGGCACTGATCG GGGAACGGACAGCTCTGAGGCAACACAGACCTCAGACGAAAGCCAGGATGCAGGTCGGCtcttcaccacctctcctcctgaCCACCCGTCAACCCCACGCTCCAGAACCAGCAG TGAGAGCAGCTGCCGAGGGCATTCACAGCAGCAGCCAGAACGCAAGATATCAGTGGCCTTTGTGGACGCCAAGCCTCCCAAGCCTGATGATTTCTTCCTCCCAGACATCCCATTCTCCAATCTGCTCACCTCAACTGTGGAGGTGCAGGccaagggtgagagggaggctgcAGCACCTCAGACTCAG GAGAAGGGTGCTGGTGGAGTAGCcacagtggagggaggggagaaggttgCCATGACAGGCTCTGATGGTTCGCACAAATCCACCGCCTCAGCTCAGCTCAAGGAAGAAGCAGACTTTGTTATGGTGGAGTTG AAAACCCCCTTTGCTGGAATGCAGGATGCCGGGAATGACCTTGGCACCTTTTACCGCGAGTGCCAGAATGCCCCACAGCTGCGGATGTTTGCCGACACACCAGAGGATGAGATAAGCGACCTGGCAGAGCAGCTCCTGACCTTTGAAGGATACGTGGACGACTACAACGAGCTGGTGCGTTCCTTACACTCTGAAGAAAGCCCAGGCAGCTCTCAGTGA
- the LOC135094563 gene encoding elongator complex protein 4-like, with translation MSGVGAVSSFQKRGKARVVSIPGARPSVHNSQLLLSTGMPSLDHLLGGGLPVGSILLLEQDRHDVYSKLFLKYYLAEGVMSGHMLTLASLDESPQTLMATLPASTDRDADEDSTTGTDRQMTIAWRYQNQSAPPAGLSSNRFSHSFDLTGTMEEDQVAKVDTCLFDGSEVESPASTGYYWPLLQHIERRITEGGLSTACNKAKTNVMRLAVHSLASPLWGWEFSRQEKDHQWHRLTTFFYGLRALVRSSFCVCLVTVPSHLFHDTALIRRLQSLADFVVRLESFQGSDKETNPIFKDYHGLFHVVKLAAINTLVPPQLDATDWVFKLRRRRMVIERLHLPPELSETVSRSQEDPLTKPRGMACMGEKLPRNLEF, from the coding sequence ATGTCAGGAGTGGGTGCCGTGAGCAGCTTCCAAAAGAGGGGGAAGGCACGGGTGGTGAGCATCCCTGGGGCACGACCCTCAGTGCACAACTCCCAGTTGCTGCTGTCCACTGGCATGCCCTCCCTGGATCATCTTCTGGGGGGTGGCCTCCCTGTGGGTTCCATCCTGCTGTTGGAGCAAGACCGCCATGATGTGTACAGCAAGCTGTTCCTGAAGTACTACCTGGCTGAGGGCGTGATGAGTGGCCACATGCTGACCCTGGCCAGCCTGGACGAGTCACCCCAGACCCTGATGGCCACTCTGCCCGCCTCCACTGACAGGGATGCGGACGAGGACTCCACCACAggcacagacaggcagatgacCATTGCCTGGAGGTACCAGAACCAGAGTGCGCCGCCTGCCGGCCTCTCCAGTAACCGGTTCAGTCACAGCTTTGACCTCACTGGAACCATGGAGGAGGATCAGGTGGCCAAGGTCGACACATGTCTGTTTGATGGCAGCGAGGTGGAGTCTCCAGCATCCACTGGATACTACTGGCCACTGCTGCAGCATATTGAGAGGCGGATAACAGAGGGGGGCCTCTCCACAGCGTGTAACAAGGCCAAGACTAACGTGATGCGACTGGCGGTGCACTCCCTTGCCTCGCCACTCTGGGGGTGGGAATTCAGTCGTCAGGAGAAGGACCACCAGTGGCACAGACTCACCACGTTCTTCTATGGTCTTCGTGCTCTGGTGCGTTCCtcgttctgtgtgtgtttggtgaccgtcccctcccatctcttccaCGACACGGCCCTCATCCGTCGCTTGCAGTCTCTGGCAGACTTTGTGGTGCGGCTGGAGTCCTTTCAAGGCTCAGACAAGGAGACCAACCCAATCTTCAAAGATTACCATGGTCTGTTCCATgtggtgaagctggcagccatCAACACTCTGGTGCCTCCCCAGCTGGACGCCACAGACTGGGTGTTCAAGCTGAGGAGGCGCAGGATGGTCATCGAGAGGCTCCACCTGCCACCAGAACTGTCTGAGACTGTGAGCAGAAGCCAAGAAGACCCCCTCACCAAACCCAGGGGTATGGCATGTATGGGAGAGAAATTGCCCAGGAATTTGGAGTTTTAA
- the LOC135094561 gene encoding autophagy-related protein 13-like isoform X1: protein MLPRPPLRRNVLAIPLSTLFVQHLYAVRLRPRPRAVLMSRSLSPEDRRELGRLTKILTQKVVQVVVQSRLGEKAHTRSKSPVQGSDWFNLGIEDIGEIQQETKKGLGGHLPEKGKPLVVEIMLRTPTLDSLVLELWTLTVLDACDTSPARINPTIYNRMTVLLKSLLSVTRITPAYKLAFRQGPDSFIICYRVYLGDPDYECLGENSVQARLGQVTTPESTLLLCVSYRTQITLAPPVRSPVHDPIMLKSDHFKPEISPRHCRRGTDRGTDSSEATQTSDESQDAGRLFTTSPPDHPSTPRSRTSSESSCRGHSQQQPERKISVAFVDAKPPKPDDFFLPDIPFSNLLTSTVEVQAKGEREAAAPQTQEKGAGGVATVEGGEKVAMTGSDGSHKSTASAQLKEEADFVMVELKTPFAGMQDAGNDLGTFYRECQNAPQLRMFADTPEDEISDLAEQLLTFEGYVDDYNELVRSLHSEESPGSSQ, encoded by the exons AT GCTGCCAAGACCCCCGCTCAGGAGAAATGTGCTTGCCATCCCCCTGTCAACACTCTTTGTGCAACACCTGTATGCTGTGAGGCTGAGACCAAGGCCAAGAGCAGTCCTGATGTCGCGGTCACTGAGCCCCGAGGACCGGCGGGAGCTGGGGCGCCTCACCAAAATCCTGACACAGaaggtggtgcaggtggtggtgcagaGCCGGCTTGGGGAGAAGGCACACACCAGGTCCAAGTCTCCAGTGCAGGGGTCTGACTGG TTTAACCTGGGCATTGAGGACATAGGGGAGATCCAGCAGGAGACCAAGAAGGGACTCGGCGGACACCTTCCAGAAAAGGGGAAGCCGTTAGTGGTGGAGATCATGCTAAGGACGCCCACTCTGGACAGTCTCGTGCTGGAGTTGTGGACGCTGACAGTGCTGGATGCCTGTGACACTTCCCCAGCACGCATCAACCCAACGATATACAACAGGATGACG GTGCTGCTCAAGTCCCTCCTCTCCGTGACGCGCATCACTCCCGCCTACAAGCTGGCATTCCGGCAAGGCCCGGACTCCTTCATCATTTGCTACAGAGTGTATCTCGGAGATCCTGACTATGAGTGTCTtg GGGAGAATTCAGTCCAGGCTCGGCTGGGTCAAGTCACCACACCAGAGTCCacactgctgctgtgtgtgtcgTACCGCACCCAGATCACCCTGGCGCCGCCCGTCCGCAGCCCCGTGCATGACCCCATCATGCTGAAGAGCGACCACTTCAAGCCAGAGATTTCCCCAAGGCACTGCAGAAGGGGCACTGATCG GGGAACGGACAGCTCTGAGGCAACACAGACCTCAGACGAAAGCCAGGATGCAGGTCGGCtcttcaccacctctcctcctgaCCACCCGTCAACCCCACGCTCCAGAACCAGCAG TGAGAGCAGCTGCCGAGGGCATTCACAGCAGCAGCCAGAACGCAAGATATCAGTGGCCTTTGTGGACGCCAAGCCTCCCAAGCCTGATGATTTCTTCCTCCCAGACATCCCATTCTCCAATCTGCTCACCTCAACTGTGGAGGTGCAGGccaagggtgagagggaggctgcAGCACCTCAGACTCAG GAGAAGGGTGCTGGTGGAGTAGCcacagtggagggaggggagaaggttgCCATGACAGGCTCTGATGGTTCGCACAAATCCACCGCCTCAGCTCAGCTCAAGGAAGAAGCAGACTTTGTTATGGTGGAGTTG AAAACCCCCTTTGCTGGAATGCAGGATGCCGGGAATGACCTTGGCACCTTTTACCGCGAGTGCCAGAATGCCCCACAGCTGCGGATGTTTGCCGACACACCAGAGGATGAGATAAGCGACCTGGCAGAGCAGCTCCTGACCTTTGAAGGATACGTGGACGACTACAACGAGCTGGTGCGTTCCTTACACTCTGAAGAAAGCCCAGGCAGCTCTCAGTGA